Proteins co-encoded in one Pseudomonas fluorescens genomic window:
- the araG gene encoding L-arabinose ABC transporter ATP-binding protein AraG — protein MHAQVQTQEHSASGSLRFNGIGKTFPGVKALDGISFVAHPGQVHALMGENGAGKSTLLKILGGAYIPSSGELQIGERAMAFKSTADSIGSGVAVIHQELHLVPEMTVAENLFLGHLPASFGLINRGALRQQALACLKGLADEIDPQTKVGRLSLGQRQLVEIAKALSRGAHVIAFDEPTSSLSAREIDRLMAIIGRLRDEGKVVLYVSHRMEEVFRICDAVTVFKDGRYVRTFDDMSQLTHDQLVTCMVGRDIQDIYDYRGRPRGAVALRVDGLLGPGLREPISFDAHKGEILGLFGLVGAGRTELFRLLSGLERNTAGRLELRGHELKLRSPRDAIAAGILLCPEDRKKEGIIPLASVAENINISARGAHSGLGCLLRGIWEKGNAEKQIKALKVKTPHAGQQIKFLSGGNQQKAILGRWLSMPMKVLLLDEPTRGIDIGAKAEIYQIIHNLAADGISVIVVSSDLMEVMGISDRILVLCEGALRGEVSRDQANESNLLQLALPRHRADGVAN, from the coding sequence ATGCACGCGCAAGTACAAACACAAGAACACAGCGCCAGCGGCAGCCTGCGTTTCAACGGGATCGGCAAGACCTTCCCGGGCGTGAAGGCGCTGGACGGCATCAGTTTCGTCGCTCACCCCGGGCAGGTTCACGCCTTGATGGGCGAGAACGGCGCCGGCAAATCGACCCTGCTGAAAATCCTCGGCGGTGCCTACATCCCGAGCAGCGGCGAGTTGCAGATCGGTGAGCGGGCAATGGCCTTCAAGTCCACCGCCGACAGCATCGGCAGCGGCGTGGCGGTGATTCACCAGGAGTTGCATCTGGTGCCGGAAATGACCGTGGCCGAGAACCTGTTCCTCGGTCACCTGCCGGCCAGCTTCGGCCTGATCAATCGTGGCGCGCTGCGTCAGCAAGCCTTGGCTTGCCTCAAGGGCCTGGCCGATGAAATCGACCCGCAGACCAAGGTCGGACGCCTGTCCCTCGGCCAGCGGCAACTGGTGGAGATCGCCAAGGCGTTGTCCCGTGGCGCCCATGTGATTGCCTTCGACGAACCGACCAGCAGCCTCTCGGCGCGGGAAATCGACCGCTTGATGGCAATCATCGGCCGGCTGCGCGACGAGGGCAAAGTGGTGCTCTACGTCTCCCATCGCATGGAGGAAGTGTTCCGCATCTGCGACGCGGTGACGGTGTTCAAGGACGGTCGCTACGTGCGCACCTTCGACGACATGAGCCAGCTGACCCACGATCAACTGGTGACTTGCATGGTCGGGCGCGACATTCAGGACATCTACGATTATCGCGGTCGCCCCCGTGGCGCAGTGGCATTGAGAGTCGATGGATTGCTCGGCCCGGGCCTGCGCGAGCCGATCAGTTTCGATGCGCACAAAGGCGAGATTCTGGGGCTGTTCGGACTGGTCGGGGCAGGGCGCACCGAGCTGTTCCGGCTGCTCAGTGGTCTGGAGCGCAACACTGCCGGACGCCTGGAATTGCGCGGCCATGAACTGAAACTGCGTTCGCCCCGCGATGCGATTGCCGCCGGGATTCTGCTGTGCCCGGAGGATCGCAAGAAGGAAGGCATCATCCCGCTCGCCAGCGTCGCCGAGAACATCAACATCAGTGCACGCGGCGCGCATTCCGGGCTCGGTTGCCTGCTGCGCGGGATCTGGGAAAAGGGCAATGCCGAGAAACAGATCAAGGCCCTGAAAGTGAAAACGCCCCACGCCGGGCAACAGATCAAGTTCCTGTCCGGTGGCAATCAGCAGAAAGCCATTCTCGGCCGCTGGCTGTCGATGCCGATGAAAGTCCTGCTGCTCGACGAGCCGACCCGCGGCATCGACATCGGTGCCAAGGCCGAGATCTATCAGATCATCCATAACCTGGCCGCCGACGGTATTTCGGTGATCGTGGTGTCCAGCGATCTGATGGAAGTGATGGGTATTTCCGACCGCATTCTGGTGCTGTGCGAGGGCGCCCTGCGTGGCGAAGTCAGCCGCGACCAGGCCAACGAATCCAACCTGCTGCAACTGGCTTTGCCGCGCCACCGCGCTGACGGCGTGGCGAACTGA